A DNA window from Mycolicibacter terrae contains the following coding sequences:
- a CDS encoding transglycosylase domain-containing protein has product MCWASRARRRDPAVGGRHAAEPVPPVSKHRDDRPEATSAGPSDVGARRGPAAPDDRQTTIIPAVDDAVTADLRDPIDAVKAALDGAPRQREQTLSGRIPRRPPPEEPPEAPLRRSGRIEHTDRSAAPDPLDWLRRHQPNWRWIRRGLYIAAAVMLLLPIITFAMAYSITDVPSPGDIRTNQVSTILANDGSELAKIIPPEGNRVDIDINQVPVYVREAVLAAEDRDFYSNPGFSVSGFARAIKNNLFGGDTQGGSTITQQYVKNALVGSERAGVGGLVRKAKELVIATKMSSAWRKDDVLQAYLNIIYFGRSAYGIAAASKAYFDKPVEQLDVAEGALLAALIQRPSTLDPAVDREGAIDRWNWVLDGMVETGALTAGERAAQQFPETVPPELARSQNITTGPNGLIQRQVTKELLELFDIDEQTLNTQGLQITTTIDPQAQSAAEDAVQTYLKDQIPNMRSAVVSIDPRDGAVRAYYGGSDATGFDFAQAGLQTGSSFKVFALVAALEQGIGLGYQIDSSPLTIENGRIKITNSEGESCGVCNIAEALKRSLNTAYYRLMLKLKNGAQDVADAAHQAGVAKSFPGVPHTLSQDGGPPEGGVVLGQYQTRVIDMASAYATLAASGVYHPPHFVAKVVNAEGQVLFDAQTSEDTGEQRLPKAVADNVTAAMQPIAGWSRGHNLAGGRPSAAKTGTTQLGDTGANRDGWMVGYTPSLSTAVWVGTTGGDEPLVNQWGGPVYGAGIPADIWKATMDGALRGTSNESFPTPTEIGGYAGVPAAPPPPPPEEPGPPTEPSETVIQPTIEIAPGITIPIGPPTTISAVPSPPQPPSSAQEPQSPVAPEHPAPAPGEPVVPAP; this is encoded by the coding sequence ATGTGCTGGGCCTCGCGCGCCCGCCGAAGGGATCCCGCGGTCGGCGGACGGCACGCAGCGGAGCCCGTACCGCCAGTGAGTAAACACCGCGACGACCGGCCGGAGGCTACCTCGGCCGGGCCTTCCGACGTCGGCGCTCGTCGCGGCCCGGCTGCGCCCGATGACCGGCAGACCACGATCATCCCCGCGGTCGACGACGCCGTGACCGCCGACCTGCGGGACCCGATCGACGCCGTGAAAGCGGCCCTCGACGGCGCGCCGCGGCAACGCGAGCAGACGCTGAGCGGACGCATTCCGCGGCGGCCACCACCGGAGGAGCCGCCCGAGGCGCCGCTGCGGCGCTCCGGCCGCATCGAGCACACCGACCGGTCCGCGGCGCCGGACCCGCTGGACTGGCTGCGCCGGCACCAGCCCAACTGGCGGTGGATCCGGCGGGGGCTCTACATCGCCGCCGCGGTGATGCTGCTGCTGCCGATCATCACCTTCGCGATGGCCTACTCCATCACCGATGTGCCCTCACCCGGCGACATCCGGACGAACCAAGTGTCGACGATCCTGGCCAACGACGGTTCGGAGCTGGCCAAAATCATTCCCCCGGAAGGCAATCGCGTCGACATCGACATCAATCAGGTGCCGGTGTATGTCCGTGAGGCGGTGCTGGCCGCCGAGGACCGCGACTTCTACTCCAACCCGGGCTTCTCGGTGTCGGGCTTCGCCCGCGCGATCAAGAACAACCTCTTCGGCGGTGACACCCAGGGCGGCTCGACGATCACCCAGCAGTACGTCAAGAACGCCCTGGTCGGGTCCGAGCGGGCCGGTGTGGGCGGATTGGTCCGCAAGGCAAAAGAACTCGTGATCGCCACCAAGATGTCCAGCGCGTGGCGCAAGGACGACGTGCTGCAGGCCTACCTGAACATCATCTACTTCGGCCGCAGCGCCTACGGGATCGCGGCGGCGTCCAAGGCCTATTTCGACAAGCCCGTCGAGCAGCTCGACGTCGCCGAGGGCGCCCTGCTGGCCGCGTTGATTCAGCGACCGTCCACCCTGGATCCCGCCGTCGATCGCGAGGGCGCGATCGACCGGTGGAACTGGGTTCTCGACGGCATGGTGGAGACCGGCGCGCTGACGGCCGGTGAGCGTGCCGCCCAACAATTTCCGGAGACCGTGCCGCCCGAGCTGGCCCGCTCGCAGAACATCACCACCGGGCCCAACGGCCTGATCCAGCGGCAGGTCACCAAGGAGCTGCTCGAGCTGTTCGACATCGACGAGCAGACCCTGAACACCCAGGGTCTGCAGATCACCACCACTATCGACCCGCAGGCGCAGAGCGCCGCCGAAGACGCGGTCCAGACCTACCTCAAAGACCAGATCCCCAACATGCGCTCGGCGGTGGTCTCCATCGATCCGCGTGACGGCGCGGTGCGCGCCTACTACGGGGGCTCGGACGCCACCGGGTTCGACTTCGCCCAGGCGGGCCTGCAGACCGGGTCGTCGTTCAAGGTGTTCGCGCTGGTGGCCGCGCTGGAGCAGGGCATCGGTCTGGGCTATCAGATCGACAGTTCGCCGCTGACCATCGAGAACGGCCGGATCAAGATCACCAACTCCGAGGGTGAGAGCTGCGGGGTCTGCAACATCGCCGAGGCGCTCAAGCGCTCACTGAACACCGCCTACTACCGGCTGATGCTCAAGCTCAAGAACGGGGCGCAGGATGTCGCCGACGCGGCGCACCAGGCCGGCGTCGCCAAGAGTTTCCCCGGTGTGCCGCATACCCTTTCCCAAGACGGCGGGCCGCCCGAAGGTGGTGTCGTCCTGGGGCAGTACCAGACCAGGGTGATCGACATGGCCTCGGCGTACGCGACGCTGGCGGCCTCGGGCGTCTACCACCCGCCGCACTTCGTGGCGAAGGTGGTCAACGCCGAGGGACAGGTGCTGTTCGACGCGCAGACCTCCGAAGACACCGGCGAGCAGCGCCTCCCCAAGGCGGTCGCCGACAACGTCACTGCGGCCATGCAACCCATCGCCGGCTGGTCGCGCGGGCACAACCTGGCCGGCGGACGACCCTCGGCGGCCAAGACCGGTACCACCCAGCTGGGTGACACCGGGGCCAACCGCGACGGCTGGATGGTCGGCTACACGCCGTCGTTGTCGACCGCGGTGTGGGTCGGCACCACCGGGGGCGACGAGCCACTGGTGAATCAGTGGGGCGGCCCGGTCTACGGCGCGGGCATTCCGGCCGACATCTGGAAGGCGACCATGGACGGCGCCTTGCGGGGCACGTCCAACGAATCCTTCCCGACGCCCACAGAGATCGGTGGCTACGCCGGTGTCCCGGCCGCACCGCCACCGCCCCCACCGGAGGAGCCGGGGCCGCCGACGGAGCCCTCGGAGACCGTCATCCAGCCGACGATCGAGATCGCGCCGGGCATCACCATCCCGATCGGTCCGCCCACCACGATCTCGGCCGTACCGTCACCGCCGCAGCCACCGTCCTCGGCCCAGGAACCACAGTCGCCGGTGGCGCCCGAGCATCCCGCGCCCGCGCCGGGCGAACCGGTGGTCCCGGCCCCGTAG
- a CDS encoding glycosyltransferase family 87 protein produces the protein MTERPVCSPQPLAADLRSADDRDLPSRSDVLVHALSNTVGGPVGRHALIGRSRFMTPLRVMFLIAVVLLALGWTTKSPCLQSVGSGGPDQRVANWDNERAYFQLCYSDVVPLYTAELLNQGKFPYKSSWVEKDSTGKEQIRYDGQPAKRYMEYPVVTGLYQYSAMALAKTYTAISKVVKIPALSGVAEVVVFFDIVALGLALAWLATVWSTAGLAGRRVWDAALVAGSPLVIFQIFTNFDALATAFAGCGLLAWARRRPVAAGVLLGVGTAAKLYPVLLLFPLLLLGLRTGRLGEVKRTAVATALSWVAVNLPVLVLAPRGWSEFFRLNSRRGDDMDSLYNVVKSLTGWRGFDGDLGLWQPPTVLNIVVATLFALCCAGIGYIALTAPRRPRLAQLAFLLVAAFLLTNKVWSPQFSLWLVPLAVLAVPHRRLLLAWMTVDALVWVPRMYYLYSVPDRSLPEQWFTTTVLVRDLAVVGLCALVIRQIYRPERDLVRERGIDDPAGGVFDRAPDAPPRWLPARLRPAPAPVDFTSQPSLR, from the coding sequence GTGACAGAACGCCCGGTCTGCTCGCCGCAGCCGTTGGCCGCTGATCTGCGCAGCGCCGACGACCGCGACCTGCCCAGCCGCAGCGACGTCCTCGTGCACGCACTGTCGAACACCGTCGGCGGGCCGGTGGGCCGGCACGCGCTCATCGGGCGCAGCAGGTTCATGACGCCGCTGCGGGTGATGTTTTTGATCGCCGTGGTGTTGTTGGCCCTGGGCTGGACGACCAAGTCGCCGTGCCTGCAGAGCGTCGGCAGCGGCGGACCCGACCAGCGGGTGGCCAACTGGGACAACGAGCGCGCCTACTTCCAGCTGTGCTACTCCGACGTGGTGCCGCTCTACACCGCGGAGTTGCTGAACCAGGGCAAGTTCCCCTACAAGTCCAGCTGGGTGGAGAAGGACTCCACGGGCAAAGAGCAGATCCGCTACGACGGGCAGCCGGCGAAGCGCTATATGGAGTATCCGGTGGTGACCGGGCTCTACCAGTACTCGGCGATGGCCCTGGCCAAGACCTACACGGCGATCAGCAAGGTGGTGAAGATCCCGGCGTTGAGCGGGGTCGCCGAGGTGGTGGTCTTCTTCGACATCGTCGCGCTGGGGCTGGCCCTGGCCTGGCTGGCGACGGTGTGGTCCACCGCCGGGCTGGCCGGGAGGCGGGTCTGGGATGCGGCGCTGGTGGCGGGCTCACCGCTGGTCATCTTCCAGATCTTCACCAACTTCGACGCGCTGGCCACCGCGTTCGCCGGGTGCGGGCTGCTGGCCTGGGCGCGACGCCGGCCGGTGGCCGCCGGGGTGCTGCTCGGGGTGGGCACCGCGGCCAAGCTGTACCCTGTGCTGCTGTTGTTCCCGCTGCTCCTGCTGGGGCTGCGCACCGGCCGGCTGGGTGAGGTCAAGCGCACCGCGGTGGCGACGGCGCTGAGCTGGGTGGCGGTGAACCTGCCGGTTCTGGTGTTGGCCCCGCGGGGCTGGAGCGAGTTCTTCCGGCTGAACTCCCGCCGCGGCGACGACATGGATTCGCTGTACAACGTGGTGAAGTCGTTGACCGGCTGGCGCGGGTTCGACGGCGACCTCGGGTTGTGGCAGCCCCCGACGGTGCTCAACATCGTGGTCGCCACGTTGTTCGCGCTGTGCTGCGCCGGGATCGGCTATATCGCGCTGACGGCGCCGCGGCGGCCGCGCCTGGCCCAGTTGGCCTTCCTGCTGGTGGCCGCCTTCCTACTGACCAACAAGGTGTGGAGTCCGCAGTTCTCGCTGTGGCTGGTGCCGCTGGCCGTGCTGGCCGTGCCGCACCGCCGCTTGCTGCTGGCCTGGATGACCGTCGACGCGCTGGTGTGGGTGCCGCGGATGTACTACCTCTACAGCGTCCCGGATCGCAGCCTGCCCGAGCAGTGGTTCACCACCACGGTGCTGGTGCGCGATCTGGCGGTAGTGGGGCTGTGCGCGCTGGTGATCCGGCAGATCTACCGCCCGGAGCGGGATCTGGTGCGCGAGCGGGGGATCGACGACCCCGCCGGCGGGGTGTTCGACCGGGCCCCGGATGCGCCGCCGCGGTGGCTGCCGGCGCGATTGCGGCCCGCACCCGCTCCGGTCGATTTCACGTCGCAGCCCAGCCTCCGGTAG
- the rpsF gene encoding 30S ribosomal protein S6: MRPYEIMVILDPTLDERTVAPSLETFLNVIRKDGGTVDKVDIWGKRRLAYEIAKHAEGIYAVIDVKAAPATVSELDRQLGLNEAVLRTKVMRTDKS, translated from the coding sequence ATGCGTCCATACGAAATCATGGTCATCCTTGACCCCACTCTCGACGAGCGCACCGTCGCCCCGTCCCTGGAGACGTTCTTGAACGTCATCCGCAAGGACGGCGGAACGGTCGACAAGGTCGACATCTGGGGCAAGCGGCGCCTGGCCTACGAGATCGCCAAGCATGCCGAGGGCATCTACGCGGTCATCGACGTCAAGGCCGCCCCGGCGACCGTGTCCGAACTCGACCGTCAGCTCGGCCTGAACGAGGCGGTGCTGCGCACCAAGGTGATGCGGACCGACAAGTCGTAG
- a CDS encoding single-stranded DNA-binding protein, which yields MAIGDTTITVVGNLTADPDLRFTPSGAAVANFTVASTPRVYDRQSGEWKDGDALFLRCNIWREAAENVAESLTRGSRVIVTGRLRQRSFETREGEKRTVYEVEVDEIGPSLRYATAKINKVSRGGGGGGFGGGGGATASGPAAAQSGGAPAEDPWGSAPASGSFGGADDEPPF from the coding sequence GTGGCTATTGGTGACACCACGATCACCGTCGTCGGAAACCTGACCGCGGACCCGGATCTGCGGTTCACCCCGTCGGGGGCGGCGGTCGCCAACTTCACGGTGGCGTCCACCCCGCGGGTCTATGACCGGCAGAGCGGTGAGTGGAAGGACGGCGACGCGCTGTTCCTGCGGTGCAACATCTGGCGCGAGGCCGCAGAGAACGTCGCCGAGAGCCTCACCCGCGGATCGCGGGTGATCGTCACCGGTCGGCTGCGGCAGCGGTCCTTCGAAACCCGCGAGGGCGAGAAGCGCACCGTCTACGAGGTGGAGGTCGACGAGATCGGCCCCTCGTTGCGGTACGCCACCGCCAAGATCAACAAGGTCAGCCGCGGCGGCGGCGGAGGCGGCTTCGGCGGGGGCGGCGGCGCGACAGCGTCCGGGCCCGCGGCGGCCCAGTCCGGCGGCGCTCCCGCGGAGGACCCGTGGGGCAGTGCTCCGGCGTCCGGCTCCTTCGGTGGCGCCGACGACGAACCGCCCTTTTAG
- the rpsR gene encoding 30S ribosomal protein S18, translating into MAKSNKRRPAPEKPIKTRKCAFCSNKKQVIDYKDTSLLRTYISERGKIRARRVTGNCVQHQRDIALAVKNAREVALLPFTSSAR; encoded by the coding sequence ATGGCGAAATCCAACAAGCGGCGTCCGGCTCCCGAGAAGCCGATCAAGACGCGCAAGTGCGCGTTCTGCTCCAACAAGAAGCAGGTGATCGACTACAAGGACACCTCACTGCTGCGCACCTACATCAGTGAGCGGGGCAAGATCCGCGCCCGCCGCGTGACCGGCAACTGCGTCCAGCACCAGCGCGACATCGCGCTCGCGGTGAAGAACGCCCGCGAGGTCGCGTTGCTGCCCTTCACCTCGTCGGCGCGCTAG
- the rplI gene encoding 50S ribosomal protein L9 translates to MKLILTAEVDHLGAAGDTVEVKDGYGRNYLLPRGLAIIASRGAQKQADDIRRARETKQVRDLDHAKELKAALEALGTVTLPVKTAADSGKLFGSVTAADVVAAIKKAGGPNLDRRIIRLPKAHIKAVGSHPVSVHLHPDVDVDVTLDVAAAN, encoded by the coding sequence ATGAAGCTGATTTTGACCGCTGAGGTGGACCACCTCGGGGCGGCCGGAGACACCGTTGAGGTCAAGGACGGATACGGCCGCAACTACCTGCTCCCGCGGGGGCTGGCGATCATCGCCTCGCGGGGGGCGCAGAAGCAGGCCGACGACATCCGCCGGGCCCGCGAGACCAAGCAGGTGCGCGACCTCGACCACGCCAAGGAGCTCAAGGCGGCCCTCGAGGCGCTGGGCACGGTCACGCTGCCGGTGAAGACCGCCGCGGACTCGGGCAAGCTGTTCGGTTCGGTGACCGCCGCCGACGTGGTTGCTGCGATCAAGAAGGCAGGCGGGCCCAACCTCGACCGGCGGATCATCCGGTTGCCTAAGGCGCACATCAAGGCCGTCGGCAGCCACCCGGTTTCGGTGCACCTGCACCCCGACGTGGACGTCGACGTCACGCTCGACGTCGCGGCGGCGAACTAA
- the dnaB gene encoding replicative DNA helicase — translation MAVVDDRGHSELEEPPREDVGRQPPQDLAAEQSVLGGMLLSKDAIADVLERVRPGDFYRPVHQNIYDAILDLYGRGEPADPVTVAAELDRRGLLRRVGGAPYLHTLISTVPTAANAGYYAGIVAEKALLRRLVEAGTRVVQYGYAGAEGADVAEIVDRAQAEIYDVADRRLSEDFVPLEDLLQPTMDEIDAIASHGGVARGVPTGFTDLDEVTNGLHPGQMVVIAARPGMGKSTLALDFMRSCSIKHRLPSVIFSLEMSKTEIVMRLLSAEAKIKLGDMRSGRMTDDDWTRLARRMSEISEAPLYIDDSPNLTMMEIRAKARRLKQKADLRLVVVDYLQLMTSGKKVESRQQEVSEFSRQLKLLAKELELPVVALSQLNRGPEQRTDKKPMLADLRESGAIEQDSDMVILLHRPDAFERDDPRGGEADLILAKHRNGPTKTVTVAHQLHLSRFTNMAH, via the coding sequence ATGGCAGTGGTCGACGATCGCGGGCACTCCGAATTGGAGGAGCCGCCCCGCGAGGATGTCGGACGCCAGCCGCCCCAGGACCTTGCCGCCGAACAGTCGGTGCTCGGAGGCATGCTGCTGAGCAAGGACGCGATCGCCGACGTGTTGGAGCGGGTGCGCCCCGGTGACTTCTACCGCCCGGTGCACCAGAACATCTACGACGCGATCCTGGATCTCTACGGCCGCGGCGAGCCGGCCGACCCGGTGACGGTGGCCGCCGAACTCGACCGCCGCGGCCTGCTGCGCCGGGTGGGTGGTGCCCCGTATCTGCACACCCTGATCTCCACGGTGCCGACCGCGGCCAACGCCGGCTACTACGCCGGCATCGTCGCCGAGAAGGCGCTGCTGCGGCGGCTGGTGGAGGCCGGTACCCGGGTGGTGCAGTACGGCTATGCCGGCGCGGAGGGCGCCGACGTGGCCGAGATCGTCGACCGGGCCCAGGCCGAGATCTACGACGTCGCCGACCGCCGGCTCTCCGAGGACTTCGTCCCGCTCGAAGACCTGCTGCAGCCCACCATGGACGAGATCGACGCGATCGCCTCGCATGGCGGGGTGGCGCGCGGCGTGCCGACGGGCTTCACCGACCTCGACGAGGTGACCAACGGGCTGCACCCGGGGCAGATGGTCGTGATTGCGGCGAGGCCGGGTATGGGCAAGTCGACTCTGGCCTTGGATTTCATGCGGTCGTGCTCGATCAAACATCGGCTGCCCAGCGTCATCTTCTCGCTGGAAATGAGCAAGACCGAAATCGTCATGAGGCTCCTCTCGGCCGAGGCGAAGATCAAACTCGGCGACATGCGCTCGGGCCGGATGACCGACGACGACTGGACCCGGCTGGCCCGGCGGATGAGCGAAATCAGTGAAGCGCCACTGTATATCGACGATTCACCGAACCTGACCATGATGGAGATCCGCGCCAAGGCGCGCCGGCTCAAGCAGAAGGCCGACCTGCGACTGGTGGTGGTCGACTACTTGCAGCTGATGACCTCCGGCAAGAAGGTCGAGTCGCGCCAGCAAGAGGTGTCGGAATTCTCAAGGCAACTAAAGCTTTTGGCGAAGGAGCTGGAGTTGCCGGTAGTCGCACTCAGCCAGCTCAACCGCGGTCCCGAGCAGCGCACCGACAAGAAGCCGATGCTGGCCGACCTACGTGAGTCGGGTGCGATCGAACAGGATAGCGATATGGTGATCCTGCTGCACCGGCCCGATGCGTTTGAACGTGACGACCCGCGCGGCGGCGAGGCGGATCTCATTCTGGCCAAACACCGTAACGGCCCGACGAAGACCGTCACCGTGGCACACCAGTTGCACTTGTCGCGGTTTACGAACATGGCGCACTAG
- a CDS encoding thiolase family protein, with protein MSEAYVLGGVRTPFARYGGALSAIRPDDLLGMTLKGACVRVGVPPDAVEDVLAGCVNTAHEGMGDIARWAVLAAGFPDTVAGATVNRFCGSSLSAAVSIAHAVKAGDLGLGIACGVESMSRSGWALMKGDAAFSPRGPVFMLDTMWSGAGGPPNPALLARNAYIGMIETAQNVANRYSLCRPEIDEFALRSQRNARAARDRGRLATEIMPVPVAATRKTAAHVVEHDEFIRDDTTAEGLAALPAQPGTTQMTAGNSTPLSDGASAVLIGSKERAAELGVRPLARVVSSAVYGIDPLIMGIAPAWAMPAAIRRAGLTPEQIDIWEIHEAFSAQALGVLRELPNQLDGFFVPDDKLTPNGGAVAIGHPFGATGARYLLTVSLELRERGARYGVIGVCIGSGQAVAVVLENPEAR; from the coding sequence ATGAGTGAGGCGTACGTCCTCGGCGGAGTGCGCACTCCGTTTGCCCGGTACGGCGGCGCGTTGTCGGCGATCCGTCCCGACGACCTGTTGGGAATGACGCTCAAGGGTGCATGTGTACGGGTGGGCGTTCCACCGGATGCGGTCGAAGATGTCCTCGCCGGGTGCGTGAACACGGCCCACGAGGGTATGGGTGACATCGCACGATGGGCCGTGCTTGCCGCGGGATTCCCGGACACCGTCGCGGGCGCGACCGTGAATCGGTTCTGCGGCTCCTCGTTGAGTGCTGCGGTGAGTATCGCCCACGCCGTCAAGGCGGGCGATCTGGGCCTGGGCATCGCGTGTGGGGTCGAATCGATGTCGCGGTCGGGTTGGGCGCTGATGAAAGGCGACGCGGCTTTCAGCCCACGGGGTCCGGTGTTCATGCTCGACACCATGTGGAGTGGTGCCGGTGGCCCGCCGAATCCGGCGTTGCTGGCACGCAACGCCTACATCGGCATGATCGAGACCGCGCAGAACGTCGCGAATCGCTATTCGTTGTGCCGACCAGAGATTGACGAGTTTGCGCTGCGCTCACAGCGCAATGCCCGGGCCGCTCGGGACCGCGGGAGACTGGCCACCGAGATCATGCCGGTGCCCGTCGCGGCGACCAGGAAGACAGCGGCGCATGTGGTCGAGCATGATGAGTTCATTCGGGACGACACCACCGCTGAGGGGTTGGCGGCACTTCCCGCCCAACCGGGGACGACCCAGATGACGGCGGGGAACTCCACGCCCTTGAGTGACGGTGCGAGCGCGGTACTGATCGGCTCGAAGGAGCGTGCGGCCGAATTAGGCGTACGACCGTTGGCCAGGGTGGTCTCCAGCGCCGTGTACGGGATCGACCCACTCATCATGGGTATCGCCCCGGCGTGGGCGATGCCTGCGGCGATCCGCCGCGCCGGCTTGACCCCCGAACAGATCGATATCTGGGAGATCCACGAGGCGTTCAGTGCGCAAGCCCTGGGGGTGTTGCGCGAGTTACCCAATCAACTCGACGGCTTCTTCGTGCCCGACGACAAACTCACACCCAACGGTGGTGCGGTGGCGATCGGGCACCCGTTCGGTGCGACCGGGGCGCGGTATCTGTTGACGGTGTCCCTCGAGCTTCGGGAGCGCGGCGCGCGCTACGGCGTGATCGGAGTGTGCATCGGCTCCGGGCAGGCGGTGGCGGTAGTGCTGGAAAACCCTGAGGCGCGATAA
- a CDS encoding GNAT family N-acetyltransferase — MGESPAPMGTVERSAREGLQMIITDNARLAHFEAAVGGQVIGRQPYRRYRDHIVLMATQVDAQWRDRGVSSAMIDGVLSLVRGAGHTVIPRCKITADYIVHHPEYQDLVTDQYRVLLRPSSRPATPSAPDSIEP, encoded by the coding sequence ATGGGTGAATCGCCGGCGCCGATGGGCACTGTCGAACGCAGTGCCCGCGAGGGACTACAGATGATCATCACCGATAACGCCCGACTCGCTCACTTCGAGGCGGCCGTGGGCGGTCAGGTGATCGGTCGGCAGCCTTACCGCCGCTACCGCGACCACATCGTGTTGATGGCCACCCAAGTCGATGCACAGTGGCGTGACCGGGGTGTCTCCTCGGCGATGATCGATGGTGTGCTCTCATTGGTCCGCGGTGCCGGGCACACGGTCATCCCGCGATGCAAGATCACAGCGGACTACATTGTGCATCATCCCGAATATCAGGACCTGGTCACCGACCAATATCGGGTATTGCTCCGCCCGTCGTCGCGGCCCGCGACGCCATCGGCTCCGGACAGCATCGAGCCTTAG
- a CDS encoding LysR family transcriptional regulator, which translates to MDRTGSVGRSHAVLTLARLEAFIAVVEEGTVSAAGRRLYLSQPAVSQTVNALERQLGVQLLLRSNTGVRTTAAGMALLAEARAILTRHDQMVRTVTAAAVDSSGVIRLGIPDELPTGLLRAVARFATEHPGMRVMPRHLPMTAQLDHLRRGNLDVSLMREHPAGNEFDTMLVARENLGIILAGDLAAKLSGPEGIRLNSLAGLQWIGLPRSGSPAWYDELAATLRSHGIDTGSHPDGEKFVIPSVTLTALSAGQAFAFASQEWSQPLPETVVWRRLADYPVVRRTWAVWPAECRNRDVAQLIAGFDWCPTDPA; encoded by the coding sequence GTGGATCGGACTGGTTCCGTAGGGCGCAGCCACGCGGTTCTCACACTTGCCAGGCTGGAAGCCTTCATCGCCGTGGTCGAAGAGGGCACGGTTTCAGCCGCCGGGCGCCGGCTCTACCTCAGCCAGCCGGCTGTGTCACAGACGGTCAACGCTCTGGAGCGCCAACTCGGTGTGCAATTGCTGTTGCGCAGTAACACCGGTGTCCGTACCACCGCAGCCGGAATGGCTCTGCTGGCAGAGGCGCGCGCCATCCTGACGCGCCACGACCAGATGGTGCGCACGGTGACCGCCGCCGCGGTCGACTCCTCCGGTGTCATCCGGTTGGGCATACCCGATGAACTGCCCACGGGACTACTTCGTGCTGTCGCCCGATTCGCCACCGAGCATCCGGGCATGCGCGTGATGCCGCGTCACCTACCGATGACGGCACAACTGGACCACTTGCGCCGCGGGAATCTGGACGTTTCGTTGATGCGCGAGCACCCCGCCGGGAACGAGTTCGACACCATGTTGGTGGCCCGGGAGAACCTCGGCATCATTCTGGCCGGTGACCTCGCCGCTAAACTCTCTGGGCCCGAAGGTATCCGCCTCAACTCGCTGGCCGGGCTGCAATGGATCGGCTTGCCACGCTCGGGTAGTCCCGCCTGGTACGACGAACTGGCCGCGACACTGCGTAGCCACGGCATCGACACCGGCAGTCACCCCGACGGCGAAAAGTTCGTGATCCCCTCCGTCACCCTTACCGCACTCAGTGCCGGCCAGGCGTTTGCGTTCGCGTCGCAGGAGTGGTCCCAGCCTCTCCCCGAGACGGTGGTGTGGCGTCGGCTAGCCGACTACCCCGTGGTGCGCCGCACCTGGGCGGTGTGGCCGGCCGAATGCCGTAATCGCGACGTCGCCCAGTTGATTGCCGGCTTCGATTGGTGCCCGACGGATCCGGCCTAG
- a CDS encoding DUF421 domain-containing protein — translation MTHYISDALIGDGHAMVDAIVKASALFLTATVLFRFTERRTLAEFAPFDWIAAVAAGAIVGRSATATDTSWLAATAALMSLLLTHAAVARIRLIPGLQKFIDPPVQVLIRDGRIERRNLRRCGLSTTDLQAVLRQHGHCGIDDVHLAVFESKGAISIVPSSHGQMPFDAGCAADASTQITRVNYRSG, via the coding sequence ATGACCCACTACATTTCTGATGCCCTTATCGGCGATGGCCATGCCATGGTCGATGCGATTGTGAAGGCGTCGGCGCTGTTCCTGACGGCGACCGTGCTGTTCCGGTTCACCGAGCGGCGCACCTTGGCCGAGTTCGCACCGTTCGACTGGATCGCTGCCGTGGCCGCGGGCGCGATCGTGGGTCGCTCTGCGACCGCCACCGACACCTCATGGCTCGCCGCAACGGCCGCGCTGATGAGCTTGCTGTTGACCCACGCTGCTGTGGCCAGGATACGGTTGATTCCCGGGCTCCAGAAGTTCATCGATCCACCGGTGCAGGTGCTGATCCGAGATGGCCGCATCGAACGGCGCAACCTGCGACGCTGCGGCCTCAGCACAACCGACCTACAAGCGGTACTGCGCCAGCACGGACACTGCGGCATCGACGACGTTCACCTGGCCGTCTTCGAGTCGAAAGGAGCGATCTCGATCGTGCCGTCGTCTCACGGCCAGATGCCCTTTGATGCGGGTTGCGCTGCGGATGCATCGACGCAAATCACCCGGGTGAACTACCGGAGCGGATGA